A region of the Melospiza melodia melodia isolate bMelMel2 chromosome 29, bMelMel2.pri, whole genome shotgun sequence genome:
ttgcacaaagaaagcagctgagaagcCCAGCAGCAGGACACGGTGGTGGTGCCTCCACCACAGGACCAGCAGGCCCCGAGGGTGGCTCAGAGCCTGTTTCTGTTTCAAGAGGTGATGTAGCGTGGATTTTCCCCTTTCTGTCTTTCTAGGACAGTTTCTCCGCCAAGGGGAGATCTTTTGGGACAACTCCAACTGCACCACCAAGTGCCGCTGCCTGGACTTCAACAATGAGATCCTGTGCCAGGACATGGCCTGTGGCCCCTTCGAGGCGTGTGAGACGAAGAGCAAATTCTTCCAGTGCGTGCCGGTGGAGAGCAGCACCTGCGTGGTGTTCGGAGATCCACATTACCACACCTTCGACGGCTTCCTCTTTCACTTCCAGGGTTCCTGCTCCTACCTCCtcgccaggcagtgctggccaggCTCCCAGCTGCCCTACTTCAACGTGGAGGCCAAGAATGAGAACCGAGGCGGCTCCTCCGTCTCCTGGCTGAGGGATATTTATGTGGAGGTCTACTCGCACAAGATTGTTCTCCCCAGGGGCGGCTTTGGGAAGGCAAAGGTAAGGGCTCTGCTGGAAGGGGAGAACTTGCCAGGCCAGCAGCCTGGAGGGTGTGGGATGGCACCTCTGGGCCTCGTGTGTCCTGGGGAATGGGCATGGGTGACACCAAGGGCCTGTAGCTTACCAATGGCTGTCCCTCTGTGCATGTCCCTATTCCAACACTGTCACAGacgtcttttatgaaaaatcctttccttaggatttttcctcttgagaagctgggaggccttaaaaacaaaatggaaacaatggttatctgctgctgtggaatgcagcaggtggatctgtgattggcccatgttggttgtttctaattaatggccaatcaaagtgagttggcttggacagagagtccaagccacaaacctttgttatcattctttcctattctattcttagctagccttctgatgaaatcctttcttctattctttgagttcagttttaatgtaatatatatcataaaataataaatcaagccttctgaagcataGAGTCaaatcctcctctcttccctcatcctaagacccctgtgaacactgtcacacaagACCCCACAGACAGCTGTCCTGCACCTGTCCCAGCAcgagggctctgctgtccctggctcAGCCGTCGGGTGTTGTCCCCGCAGGTGGACGACCtgatggtgtccctgcccatctcCTTGGACCTGGGCGCAATCAAGGTCTACCAAAGCGGGCTGTCCACTGCCCTGGAGACTGACTTTGGCCTGCTGGTGACCTACGACGGGCAGCACTACGCCTCCGTGTCCGTGCCGGGCTCGTACATCAACGCCACGTGCGGGCTGTGCGGCAACTACAACAAAGACCCCGAGGACGACGTGCTGCGCTCGGATGGGAGGGTGGCCACGTCCGTGCCAGAGCTGGGGGAGAGCTGGCAGGTGCCGCACCCCGAGCGCAGGTGCTCCACGGGCTGCCTGGAGAACTGCAGCCTCTGCGACCCCGCCACCGAGGCGCTCTACTTCACCCCCGAGTACTGCGGCTTCATCAACAAGAGCGGGGGCCCCCTCTGGGAGTGTGGCTCTGTCCTGGACCCCACTGCCTTCATCCACAGCTGCGTCTACGACCTCTGCAGCGCCAAGGACAACGGCACCGGGCTGTGCCAGGCCATCCAGGCGTATGCCACCGTGTGCCAGGCCCTGGGCATCTCAGTGGGAGAGTGGAGGAGCCAGACGGGATGCGGTGAGTGTTTGCCAGGGGTTTGCCTGTGTGCCCAGAAATGTGTGACAGGAGGGGGAGGAAATCCAAAGGAAGGGATTGCCTGGAGCGGAGGAAGTTGGGAGAGAACCGATTGGTCCCTCCTCTCCACGGCATCACACGCTTGCTCTGGCAAAAGTGTGGCACAAGTCAGGCGTGAGGTGGGAGCTCCACGTTGCTCTGGAGGTCGTCAGCTACCATGAGGAGGGTTGGAGGCTGGACTGGAAGGGGCACTGGTTGGTCAGTCACCTTAAATAGCTGTGGGTGACTCAGTGGCTCAGGGGATATTTTGGAGAAGCTCAGGCTGGCCAGGGAGACCTGGGTGGGaaattgtgacagtgttcacaggggtctgaggatgagggaagagatgaggatctgactccatgtttcagaaggcttgatttattattttatgatatatattacattaaaactgtactaaaagaacagaagaaaggattttctcagaaggctagctgagaatagaataagaaggaattacaacaaaggcttgtggctcgggctctctgtccgaggcagctgactgtgatttgccattaataaGAAGCAACcaccatgggccaatcaaagatcaacctgctgcattccacagcagtagataatcaatgtttactttttattcctgaggcctctcagcttctcagaaggaaaaatcctaaggaaagaatttttcataaaagatgtctgtgacaggaaatGGGGGTTGCAATCCTACCCCTGAGGGGTCCGTGGGTCACTCTGCGTTGCCTCAGTGAGAGGGTGGCAGCTGGCCCTGAACCACGCTGTAACACATCCCTCTGTTTGTCACCCCTCTGCGCCCACAGCGGCGGCCGTGCAGTGCCCGGAGCTCAGCCAGTACTCGGTGTGTGCCAGCAGCTGCCCTGCCACCTGCTCAGACCTCACAGCCCCTCTGGCCTGCGCCTCGCCCTGCACCGAGAGCTGCGAGTGCCCCGAGGGCCACGTGCTCAGCGCCGACCGCTGCGTGCCCGTCCAGGGCTGCGGCTGCGACGTCAACGGCCGCTACCACCCCGTGGGGGAGTTCTTCTGGGCATCCCCGGACTGCACTGTGCACTGCCGCTGCCAGCCGGGAGGGGAGGCCAGCTGCTTCAACACCACCTGCCCCGAGGGAGAGATCTGCACCATCGAGAACGGCTACCGGGGCTGCTACCCGAAGAGGGAGACCGTGTGTTTGGTGGGGCAGGACCAGGTGCTGCAGACCTTTGATGGCATCACCTTCCCCTACCCGCTGGAGCAGTCCTACACGCTGCTCAAGACCTGCCCAGAGAGGCCAGACTTCATCGAGGTGGACATCAACCAGAAGAAAGTTGGCTCTGCTCCCAACGGGCCGCGCGTCGTGCGGGTCCAGGCTGCTGGCCAAGACGTGAAGATTGGAGGCACCAGGCTGTCAGACATAAAGGTaaaggtgctgcccagggacagGGTGGGAGGTGGTGGCTTGTGGTGTGATCCAGTGGAGATTATGGGTCTGTGGCTGTGGACACCACACTTGAGCCATCATGTGGAGGGCCTTTGGGTGCCTGTGAAGTTGTTGCCACAGCACTGCTCCTTCTGTTTGCTGAGGAGCCTTTcctgcctcctccttctcctgcaaCTTGCTTTTCCCCTGGAAGAAGCATTGCTTTTTGTGGGGCAAAACCCAAAGATACAGCTCTATGCCCTCACTCAGAGGAGGCTCTGGGCCTTGGAGGGCGGGTCtggctcaggaagtgtttaaagTGCACAGCGTGGTTGGGCAAAGCCACATCACCCTCCCTGAAGCCTCTCCACCCTGTTCCTTGTAGGTGAATGGTTACGACGTGGAGCTGCCCTATTTCCACCCCTCTGGGCGCCTGGAAATCTACCGGACTGACAACAGCACCGTGATGGAGTCCGAGGGGCTCCTGGCCATCAGCTACTACGACTCCGGGCTCCTGGAGATCCGCCTGTCCACCTCCTACTTCAACTGCACCGCGGGCCTCTGCGGCCTCTTCAACGACAACGCCACCGACGAGTTCTGGCTGCCCAAGGGCAAGTTCACGGACAACCTGGAGCTCTTCCTGGAGAGCTGGATCACCTTCGACGAGTTCTGCAACGGCGAGTGCGGGGACCTGCTCATGGCTTGCAACAACGACTCGGAGCTGCTCAAGTCCTACCGGAGCCGCTCCAGCTGCGGCATCATCAACGACCCCACCAACAGCTCCTTCCTGGAGTGTCACAGCGTGGTCAACGTCTCGGCCTACTACAGGACGTGCCTCTTCCGCCTGTGCCAGAGCGGGGGCAACGTGTCGGAGCTGTGTGACTCGGTGGCGCGCTACGCCAGCGCCTGCAAGAACGCCGACGTGGACATCGGCCAGTGGAGGAGCCACAGCTTCTGCCGTGAGTCCAACAAAGCTCTTCATCACCCACAGTGGGGAGAAGGGAGTTAGGAACCCACCAAGCTCAGGCAGAGTTGTTTTGGTGGGGATCTGTGGGCAGAGCAGCTTTTTTGTGGGATGCTGGAATCACAGGCAGTGGATTCTGGTGCCAGCAGAGAGAGATTTCCCAGGGAAGCAGTTTCAGGTTGGCATTTCAGGAGGCAGCAGAAGTTTTATGGGGCACTGTAGGAGCGTTCTGGAGCCGCAGATGGTGTCTGGTGGTGCTGTACGCCACCACCAGAGGATAATTTGAATAACACTGGATTTTAGCTGTCGCTGTAAACTTGCCTCATAACTCATAAGCAAATGTGACAAATCCCGAGTGTGGCAGTAGATGGTGGGAAGGCTGTGCCTGTCTCTGCCTCAGAGGTGTTTGTTTGGGAAATAACAGGAGGAGATGATGTTTGGCACGTGGCAGGACCGGGTTGAGATGTGAGGGGAGAAAGGGTTGCAAAGGGAATGGGATGAGCCAGTGGCCACAAGGTGCTGGAACAGTTTCCCCTTTTCCCCAAATCCATCACCATGTGCTTTTTGCCTGTTCCTCACCCCGTGCTGTCGGAGCTGGGGCTCAGGCTCTGTGTTTGCCAACCCTGCAGCTCTCGCCTGCCCGGAGAACAGCCACTTTGAGGAGTGCATGAGCTGCGTGGAGACCTGCGAGAGCCTGGCCTCGGGCCCCGTGTGCAGGGACACCTGCTCGGAGGGCTGCCAGTGCGACGAGGGCTTCGCCCTGCGCGGCACCCGCTGCATCCCGCGCCGCGAGTGCGGCTGCAACTTCGAGGGCCGGCAGCTGGCCACCAACCAGACCTTCTGGATGGACATCTCCTGCCACTTCCTGTGCTACTGCAACGGCTCGGACAACAGCGTCTACTGCGAGAACGTGTCCTGCAAGGACGACGAGTACTGCCTGGAGGAGAACGGCCTCTACTACTGCCACGTGCGCACCGACGCCTCCTGCATCATCTCGGGCTACGGGCACTACCTGACCTTTGATGGCTACTCCTTCGacttccagagcagctgtgagctGGTGCTGGTCACCAGCATCTCCCGGCCCAGGGTGGAGCGCTCGGACACGTTCCCAGCGTTCACTGTCACGGCCAAGAACGAGGATCGGGACACCTCTCTGGCCCTGTGGGTGAAGCAGGTGGAAGTGGAGGTCTTCAATTACAGGATTGTCATCCACCGTGCCTACAAATACACTGTGCTGGTGAGTGCAGGGCCATGAGGGATGTGATTGTTTCTGCAGGAGTTAAACCCTAGACATGAGGCTTTAGGGCTTACAAGGTTTTCTGGGTGTCAGGTTATGCCTTAGACTCATCCTAGTATGCTGCCAGGCACAACTTTTGTAAAGGATTTTTGTTTTGGCTGTGGAGGCGAGGTCagcaggaattttgggggttgATGGACATGGTCTTCATGATCTGTGTGTAAAATTGAGGGGGGAAGCAGCATGACACTGGTAAGGAACTTCTCATGGGTGTATTTTATGTCTTGTCCTGTAAAgaggaaattttttttattttatgtctTGTCACCTCCAAAGAGGTGAAATCTGGGGGATCATTCACCACCAAAGAGGGGAATTTTGCGGGTTGACAGAAGTGTTCTTTATCATCTGTGAGTAAAATTGGGAATGCCCAGCCGCCCTCATTTGTGTCCTTCTGTGGAAGCTCCCACCACCACTCCCCCCCACAGTGTTTGCCTTGTTCCCTCCCTGCAGATCAACGACGAGCGTCTCTACCTGCCCCTGAAGCTGGGCCAGGGCAAAGTGAACATCTTCGCCTTTGGTTTCCACATCGTGGTGGAGACCGACTTCGGGCTGAAGGTGGTGTACGACTGGAAGACCTTCCTGTCTGTCACCATCCCACGGGGCTTCCAGAACCTCACCTATGGCCTCTGTGGCCGCTACAACGGCAACCCCGAGGACGACCTGGTGGCTGCAGGGGGGACACCGGCCAGCAGCATCGGTGACTTTGTGCAGAGCTGGGCCAAGCGGGACGCGTTCTGCCGCGTGGGCTGCGGCGACCGCTGCCCGGCCTGCGGCAAGGTGGAAGGGTTCTGGaagccccagcagctctgcagcctcatCCCCAGCCAGAGTGGTGTCTTTGCCAAGTGCCACAGCAAGATCAACCCCGGCTTCTTCTACAAGAACTGCCTCTTTGACACCTGCGTGGATGGGGGGGCCATGCAGACGGCCTGCAGCTGGCTGCAGAACTACGCCAGCACGTGCCAGACTCAGGGCATTGCCATCACTGGCTGGAGGAACTTCACCTCGTGCTGTAAGTGCCACCATGCCTCCAGGTCCTTCTTTTCCTGGGGTGCCAGGGAGGGGGAGGCCAATGGCGTGGCAGCCAATCCCTCCCCACGCTTCCTGGGTGAACTCTGGGACACCACAATCTCCTGGAGTTGTCACAAACTGCATGCggtacagcaggagcagggatggaaaaGGGGAAGTCTCAAGGTCAGAAGGCACAGGGATGGAAAATGGAAAGCCCCAAGATCAGAAGGGACAGGGATGGAAAAGGGTAAACCTCAGGCTCAGAAGGGACATGGATGGAAAAGGGTAAACCTCAGGCTCAGAGAGGACATGGATGGAAAGGGGGAGCCTCAAGCTCAGAAGGTACGGGGATGGAAAAGGGTAAACCTCAGGCTCAGAAGGGACAGGGATGGAAGGGGAGAGCCTCAAGCTCAGAAGGGACAGGAGTGGAAAATGGAAAGCCTCAGGCTCAGAAGGCATCAGCCATCCCCCACTGCTAACCAGGAATTATTTCAGTCAGCCTCAGTGCCAGCAGTGCGTGTTGCTCTAAT
Encoded here:
- the TECTA gene encoding alpha-tectorin; its protein translation is MNKRSFVGAWVALLVVTAQQRAHTMASLYPYWQNDTKTPKVDDGSSPEIKISVPFIFFGAPYRSIYVNNNGVISFNALVSQFTPEAFPLTDGRAFVAPFWADVHNGIRGEIFYRESTEPELLLRASRDIRRHFRDMASFSARWLFIVTWEEVTFYGGSSTTPVNTFQAVLITDGVSSFALFNYHEISWTTGTASGGDPLTGLGGVMAQAGFNGGNLTNFFSMPGSRTPDIVNIEETTNVNVPGRWAFKIDGREIDPANGCSLRGQFLRQGEIFWDNSNCTTKCRCLDFNNEILCQDMACGPFEACETKSKFFQCVPVESSTCVVFGDPHYHTFDGFLFHFQGSCSYLLARQCWPGSQLPYFNVEAKNENRGGSSVSWLRDIYVEVYSHKIVLPRGGFGKAKVDDLMVSLPISLDLGAIKVYQSGLSTALETDFGLLVTYDGQHYASVSVPGSYINATCGLCGNYNKDPEDDVLRSDGRVATSVPELGESWQVPHPERRCSTGCLENCSLCDPATEALYFTPEYCGFINKSGGPLWECGSVLDPTAFIHSCVYDLCSAKDNGTGLCQAIQAYATVCQALGISVGEWRSQTGCAAAVQCPELSQYSVCASSCPATCSDLTAPLACASPCTESCECPEGHVLSADRCVPVQGCGCDVNGRYHPVGEFFWASPDCTVHCRCQPGGEASCFNTTCPEGEICTIENGYRGCYPKRETVCLVGQDQVLQTFDGITFPYPLEQSYTLLKTCPERPDFIEVDINQKKVGSAPNGPRVVRVQAAGQDVKIGGTRLSDIKVNGYDVELPYFHPSGRLEIYRTDNSTVMESEGLLAISYYDSGLLEIRLSTSYFNCTAGLCGLFNDNATDEFWLPKGKFTDNLELFLESWITFDEFCNGECGDLLMACNNDSELLKSYRSRSSCGIINDPTNSSFLECHSVVNVSAYYRTCLFRLCQSGGNVSELCDSVARYASACKNADVDIGQWRSHSFCPLACPENSHFEECMSCVETCESLASGPVCRDTCSEGCQCDEGFALRGTRCIPRRECGCNFEGRQLATNQTFWMDISCHFLCYCNGSDNSVYCENVSCKDDEYCLEENGLYYCHVRTDASCIISGYGHYLTFDGYSFDFQSSCELVLVTSISRPRVERSDTFPAFTVTAKNEDRDTSLALWVKQVEVEVFNYRIVIHRAYKYTVLINDERLYLPLKLGQGKVNIFAFGFHIVVETDFGLKVVYDWKTFLSVTIPRGFQNLTYGLCGRYNGNPEDDLVAAGGTPASSIGDFVQSWAKRDAFCRVGCGDRCPACGKVEGFWKPQQLCSLIPSQSGVFAKCHSKINPGFFYKNCLFDTCVDGGAMQTACSWLQNYASTCQTQGIAITGWRNFTSCSVSCPPNSHYESCVSLCQPRCAAIRLKSDCSHYCVEGCQCDPGYVLNGKSCILPHNCGCYSDGKYYEPKQLFWSGDCTRRCRCFRRNLIQCDPRHCKSDEECGLRNGVRGCFSTRSSFCLAAGGGVFRTFDGAFLRFPANCAFVLSTICQKLPDFSFQLIINFDKWSSPNLTIISPVYFYINEEQILISDRSTVKVNGSLVSIPFVTGLSTKIFSQEGFLVIDSSPDIQIRYNGFNVIKIILGERLQNKVCGLCGNFNGDITDDYATLRGKPAVSSVVLAQSWKTNGMQKSCNELQYSQYAASCDNVQIQELQSDNFCLKLTDMKGFFQPCYGLLDPLPFYESCFLDGCYNHKKVQLCGSLAAYGEACRTFGILGTDWIEKENCSGVVEDPCVGADCPNRTCELDNGGELCGCIEPPPYGNTTHDIIDAEVTCKAAQMEVSISKCKLFQLGFEREGVRVNDRHCPGIEGEDFISFQINNTKGNCGNLVQSNSTHIVYKNTVWIESANNTGNIITRDRTINVEFSCAYELDIKISLDSVVRPMLSVINLTVPTQEGSFTTKMALYKNSSYKHPYRQGEVVLTTRDVLYVGVFVVGADSNHLILMLNKCYATPSRDSNDKLRYFIIEGGCQNMKDNTIGIEENGVSLTCRFHVTVFKFIGDYDEVHLHCAVSLCDSEKYSCKINCPQHTRMASAFGEESKEQILSVGPIRRKRSDWCEDNGGCEQICTSQADGPLCSCVTGTLQGDGKSCRASSSSGQHRARVTLLLAAQLWLWLRSAPRPLTS